The Anoplolepis gracilipes chromosome 14, ASM4749672v1, whole genome shotgun sequence genome includes a window with the following:
- the LOC140673337 gene encoding nuclear RNA export factor 1 — translation MMKQDNVQVQNVPIIPSQMDSSIAIRIAMGAKMIHERALMARADVWHKIRVIRGSQYDKDTVLKAILKAIEPTDLIPVKYQVCGDDAYFIARNCGPALEKLCKTNLIIKNIKGDAIILVVTLGYASINDLRIHIQPILLTALTKRYDPNQKTLNLESFHLDPDVEKTVYCPLSQLRTSNHVLKMAKTAIATIEHLNLQRNELVNISAIENSDLTSIKFLDLRHNSLLNMNALTPLKNLKIVKLWLDGNPLCENYSTANQYVESAKKYCPHLQELDRVSIVPNMPFMYKDYFQDERTQRLVRKFAHHFFNLHDQLDRTVLRGIYHKNAFYSMSCAIPNNVAQKTGLNQYTGNRNLLKRKAKKNTFLYHTQEDILAALIKLPRSYHDKSSFTYDVMYDDDKCIVFCVSGLFKKLSSGTNVLSFSRTFVLSISLDNEYHILNDQYHIYAAPKNMTPDKIVVKYMYDEFVSVCFSPSEKSVLITRMKQITRMNKEWCESYLSEAEWDMRKAISNFMKDLKSSSISETAFVCTK, via the coding sequence ATGATGAAACAAGACAATGTTCAGGTACAGAATGTACCAATTATTCCCTCGCAGATGGATTCCTCAATTGCTATAAGAATAGCCATGGGAGCAAAAATGATACACGAAAGAGCACTGATGGCTCGTGCGGATGTCTGGCACAAAATCAGAGTCATCAGAGGCTCCCAGTACGACAAGGACACAGTCCTGAAAGCTATTTTAAAGGCGATAGAACCGACAGATTTGATACCAGTGAAATACCAGGTTTGCGGAGATgatgcatattttatagcgAGAAATTGCGGCCCTGCTCTCGAGAAGTTATGCAAAACGAACCtgattattaagaatattaaggGAGACGCCATCATTCTTGTGGTGACTTTGGGATATGCCTCGATCAATGACCTGAGAATTCACATACAACCCATACTACTGACCGCACTGACCAAGAGATATGATCCGAATCAGAAGACGTTAAACTTGGAGAGTTTTCACTTGGATCCGGATGTAGAGAAGACTGTCTATTGCCCATTGTCGCAGCTCAGAACTTCCAATCATGTTTTGAAGATGGCGAAAACCGCCATAGCCACTATCGAGCATCTGAATCTACAACGCAACGAGCTGGTCAACATATCAGCGATAGAGAATTCGGATTTAACGTCCATCAAATTCTTGGACCTGAGACATAACAGTTTATTGAATATGAACGCGCTGACTCCCCTCAAGAATCTGAAGATCGTCAAACTTTGGCTGGACGGAAATCCGCTTTGCGAGAATTACTCGACCGCGAACCAGTACGTCGAGTCTGCGAAAAAGTATTGTCCGCATTTGCAAGAGTTGGATCGCGTGTCCATTGTGCCAAATATGCCATTTATGTACAAGGACTACTTTCAGGACGAAAGAACGCAGCGTCTGGTGCGCAAATTCGCCCATCACTTCTTCAACCTGCACGATCAGCTCGACAGGACGGTTTTACGGGGAATTTATCATAAGAACGCGTTTTATTCCATGAGCTGTGCCATTCCCAACAACGTTGCACAGAAGACCGGACTCAATCAGTACACAGGCAACAGGAATCTACTGAAGagaaaagcgaaaaaaaatacCTTTCTTTATCATACTCAGGAGGACATTCTGGCAGCTCTGATCAAACTGCCCAGGTCTTATCACGACAAGAGTTCCTTCACGTACGACGTCATGTACGACGACGACAAGTGCATTGTCTTCTGCGTCTCGGGATTATTCAAGAAACTAAGCTCTGGTACCAACGTGCTGTCGTTTTCTAGAACGTTCGTACTTTCGATCTCCCTGGACAACGAATATCACATCTTAAACGATCAGTATCACATATATGCAGCTCCAAAGAACATGACACCCGACAAGATAGTAGTGAAATACATGTACGACGAGTTCGTGTCGGTTTGCTTCAGCCCGAGCGAGAAATCGGTGCTGATCACCAGGATGAAGCAGATCACCAGGATGAACAAAGAATGGTGCGAGTCGTACCTGTCAGAAGCTGAATGGGACATGCGAAAAGCGATATCGAACTTTATGAAAGATTTGAAAAGTTCTTCGATATCGGAAACCGCTTTTGTTTGTACTAAATAG